The following coding sequences are from one Acipenser ruthenus chromosome 7, fAciRut3.2 maternal haplotype, whole genome shotgun sequence window:
- the LOC117415389 gene encoding nuclear respiratory factor 1-like isoform X1, with the protein MEDHGVGQVEHMATIEAHAVAQQVQQVHVATYTEHNMLSADEDSPSSPEDTSYDDSDILNSTGTDEVTAHLAAAGPVGMAAAAAVATGKKRKRPHIFESNPSIRKRQQTRLLRKLRATLDEYTTRVGQQAIVLCISPSKPNALFKVFGAAPLENVVRKYKSMILEDLETALAEHAPPPSEISSELPPLTIDGIPVSVDKMTQAQLRAFIPEMLKYSTGRGKPGWGKESCKPIWWPDDIPWANVRSDVRTEEQKQRVSWTQALRTIVKNCYKQHGREDLLYAFDDQQPQQQHIATSATHSIAHLVPSQTVVQTISNPDGTVSLIQYSQVGTGATVATLADASELPGTVTVAQVNYSTVTDGEIFQKGRPLTCYFGVPTERSPLSQVEQNWATLQGGEMTIQTTQASEATQAVASLAEAAVAASQEMQQGATVTMALNSEAAAHAVATLAEATLHGGGQIVLAGETAAAVGALTGVPDANGLVQIPVSMYQTVVTSLAQGNRPVQVAMAPVTTRIDNNMTLDGQAVEVVTLEQ; encoded by the exons ATGGAAGATCACGGAGTGGGTCAGGTTGAGCATATGGCCACCATCGAGGCCCATGCGGTGGCCCAGCAGGTTCAACAGGTCCACGTGGCCACCTACACGGAGCACAACATGCTGAGCGCAGACGAGGACTCTCCCTCCTCACCCGAGGACACCTCTTACGATGACTCGGACATCCTGAACTCCACGGGCACCGATGAGGTCACCGCTCACCTGGCTGCTGCAG GTCCAGTGGGAATGGCAGCAGCTGCTGCTGTGGCAACCGGGAAGAAACGGAAGCGACCGCACATCTTTGAGTCAAACCCCTCAATCCGCAAGAGGCAGCAGACTCGATTGCTGAG gaAGCTGAGAGCAACTTTAGACGAATACACAACTAGAGTGGGTCAGCAGGCAATAGTGCTATGTATCTCTCCCTCCAAGCCCAATGCACTTTTTAAAGTGTTCGGGGCAGCTCCACTGGAGAATGTG GTCAGGAAGTACAAGAGCATGATTCTGGAAGACCTGGAGACAGCACTGGCAGAACATGCTCCTCCGCCCTCAGAAATCAGCTCAGAGCTGCCGCCCCTCACCATTGATGGGATCCCAGTGTCCGTCGATAAGATGACGCAG GCCCAGTTGCGAGCATTCATCCCAGAGATGCTAAAGTATTCAACAGGCAGAGGCAAACCGGGTTGGGGCAAGGAGAGCTGCAAGCCCATCTGGTGGCCGGACGACATCCCGTGGGCTAACGTGCGCAGTGATGTGCGCACAGAGGAACAGAAACAGAGG GTTTCTTGGACACAAGCTCTGAGGACCATTGTAAAGAACTGTTACAAACAGCATGGCCGGGAGGACCTGCTCTATGCATTCGATGATCAGCAGCCACAGCAGCAGCATATAGCAACTTCAGCCACGCACAGCATTGCCCACCTCGTTCCCTCACAGACTGTGGTACAGACCATCAGTAACCCCGACGGCACTGTGTCTCTCATACAA TATTCGCAGGTCGGTACGGGAGCAACAGTAGCGACTCTTGCAGACGCCTCGGAGCTgccaggaacagtgacagtggCACAGGTCAACTACTCCACGGTAACTGACGGAGAG atttttcagAAAGGTCGGCCTTTGACGTGCTACTTTGGGGTTCCAACTGAAAGATCCCCTTTAAGTCAG GTGGAACAGAACTGGGCAACGCTCCAAGGAGGGGAGATGACAATCCAGACCACCCAAGCCTCTGAGGCCACGCAAGCTGTGGCATCATTAGCAGAGGCAGCAGTGGCAGCTtcccaggagatgcagcaggGAGCAACAGTAACCATGGCGCTCAACAG tgAAGCAGCCGCCCATGCAGTAGCTACACTGGCTGAAGCAACCCTACATGGAGGGGGGCAGATTGTGCTTGCGGGAGAGACTGCGGCTGCTGTTGGAGCGCTTACAGGCGTCCCTGACGCTAACG GTCTTGTCCAGATACCGGTGAGCATGTACCAGACTGTGGTCACCAGCCTAGCCCAGGGAAACAGACCGGTTCAGGTTGCCATGGCGCCTGTCACCACCAGGATAGACAACAACATGACTCTGGATGGACAGGCAGTGGAGGTTGTGACCTTGGAACAGTGA
- the LOC117415389 gene encoding nuclear respiratory factor 1-like isoform X4, whose translation MEDHGVGQVEHMATIEAHAVAQQVQQVHVATYTEHNMLSADEDSPSSPEDTSYDDSDILNSTGTDEVTAHLAAAGPVGMAAAAAVATGKKRKRPHIFESNPSIRKRQQTRLLRKLRATLDEYTTRVGQQAIVLCISPSKPNALFKVFGAAPLENVVRKYKSMILEDLETALAEHAPPPSEISSELPPLTIDGIPVSVDKMTQAQLRAFIPEMLKYSTGRGKPGWGKESCKPIWWPDDIPWANVRSDVRTEEQKQRVSWTQALRTIVKNCYKQHGREDLLYAFDDQQPQQQHIATSATHSIAHLVPSQTVVQTISNPDGTVSLIQVGTGATVATLADASELPGTVTVAQVNYSTVTDGEVEQNWATLQGGEMTIQTTQASEATQAVASLAEAAVAASQEMQQGATVTMALNSEAAAHAVATLAEATLHGGGQIVLAGETAAAVGALTGVPDANGLVQIPVSMYQTVVTSLAQGNRPVQVAMAPVTTRIDNNMTLDGQAVEVVTLEQ comes from the exons ATGGAAGATCACGGAGTGGGTCAGGTTGAGCATATGGCCACCATCGAGGCCCATGCGGTGGCCCAGCAGGTTCAACAGGTCCACGTGGCCACCTACACGGAGCACAACATGCTGAGCGCAGACGAGGACTCTCCCTCCTCACCCGAGGACACCTCTTACGATGACTCGGACATCCTGAACTCCACGGGCACCGATGAGGTCACCGCTCACCTGGCTGCTGCAG GTCCAGTGGGAATGGCAGCAGCTGCTGCTGTGGCAACCGGGAAGAAACGGAAGCGACCGCACATCTTTGAGTCAAACCCCTCAATCCGCAAGAGGCAGCAGACTCGATTGCTGAG gaAGCTGAGAGCAACTTTAGACGAATACACAACTAGAGTGGGTCAGCAGGCAATAGTGCTATGTATCTCTCCCTCCAAGCCCAATGCACTTTTTAAAGTGTTCGGGGCAGCTCCACTGGAGAATGTG GTCAGGAAGTACAAGAGCATGATTCTGGAAGACCTGGAGACAGCACTGGCAGAACATGCTCCTCCGCCCTCAGAAATCAGCTCAGAGCTGCCGCCCCTCACCATTGATGGGATCCCAGTGTCCGTCGATAAGATGACGCAG GCCCAGTTGCGAGCATTCATCCCAGAGATGCTAAAGTATTCAACAGGCAGAGGCAAACCGGGTTGGGGCAAGGAGAGCTGCAAGCCCATCTGGTGGCCGGACGACATCCCGTGGGCTAACGTGCGCAGTGATGTGCGCACAGAGGAACAGAAACAGAGG GTTTCTTGGACACAAGCTCTGAGGACCATTGTAAAGAACTGTTACAAACAGCATGGCCGGGAGGACCTGCTCTATGCATTCGATGATCAGCAGCCACAGCAGCAGCATATAGCAACTTCAGCCACGCACAGCATTGCCCACCTCGTTCCCTCACAGACTGTGGTACAGACCATCAGTAACCCCGACGGCACTGTGTCTCTCATACAA GTCGGTACGGGAGCAACAGTAGCGACTCTTGCAGACGCCTCGGAGCTgccaggaacagtgacagtggCACAGGTCAACTACTCCACGGTAACTGACGGAGAG GTGGAACAGAACTGGGCAACGCTCCAAGGAGGGGAGATGACAATCCAGACCACCCAAGCCTCTGAGGCCACGCAAGCTGTGGCATCATTAGCAGAGGCAGCAGTGGCAGCTtcccaggagatgcagcaggGAGCAACAGTAACCATGGCGCTCAACAG tgAAGCAGCCGCCCATGCAGTAGCTACACTGGCTGAAGCAACCCTACATGGAGGGGGGCAGATTGTGCTTGCGGGAGAGACTGCGGCTGCTGTTGGAGCGCTTACAGGCGTCCCTGACGCTAACG GTCTTGTCCAGATACCGGTGAGCATGTACCAGACTGTGGTCACCAGCCTAGCCCAGGGAAACAGACCGGTTCAGGTTGCCATGGCGCCTGTCACCACCAGGATAGACAACAACATGACTCTGGATGGACAGGCAGTGGAGGTTGTGACCTTGGAACAGTGA
- the LOC117415389 gene encoding nuclear respiratory factor 1-like isoform X2, translated as MEDHGVGQVEHMATIEAHAVAQQVQQVHVATYTEHNMLSADEDSPSSPEDTSYDDSDILNSTGTDEVTAHLAAAGPVGMAAAAAVATGKKRKRPHIFESNPSIRKRQQTRLLRKLRATLDEYTTRVGQQAIVLCISPSKPNALFKVFGAAPLENVVRKYKSMILEDLETALAEHAPPPSEISSELPPLTIDGIPVSVDKMTQAQLRAFIPEMLKYSTGRGKPGWGKESCKPIWWPDDIPWANVRSDVRTEEQKQRVSWTQALRTIVKNCYKQHGREDLLYAFDDQQPQQQHIATSATHSIAHLVPSQTVVQTISNPDGTVSLIQVGTGATVATLADASELPGTVTVAQVNYSTVTDGEIFQKGRPLTCYFGVPTERSPLSQVEQNWATLQGGEMTIQTTQASEATQAVASLAEAAVAASQEMQQGATVTMALNSEAAAHAVATLAEATLHGGGQIVLAGETAAAVGALTGVPDANGLVQIPVSMYQTVVTSLAQGNRPVQVAMAPVTTRIDNNMTLDGQAVEVVTLEQ; from the exons ATGGAAGATCACGGAGTGGGTCAGGTTGAGCATATGGCCACCATCGAGGCCCATGCGGTGGCCCAGCAGGTTCAACAGGTCCACGTGGCCACCTACACGGAGCACAACATGCTGAGCGCAGACGAGGACTCTCCCTCCTCACCCGAGGACACCTCTTACGATGACTCGGACATCCTGAACTCCACGGGCACCGATGAGGTCACCGCTCACCTGGCTGCTGCAG GTCCAGTGGGAATGGCAGCAGCTGCTGCTGTGGCAACCGGGAAGAAACGGAAGCGACCGCACATCTTTGAGTCAAACCCCTCAATCCGCAAGAGGCAGCAGACTCGATTGCTGAG gaAGCTGAGAGCAACTTTAGACGAATACACAACTAGAGTGGGTCAGCAGGCAATAGTGCTATGTATCTCTCCCTCCAAGCCCAATGCACTTTTTAAAGTGTTCGGGGCAGCTCCACTGGAGAATGTG GTCAGGAAGTACAAGAGCATGATTCTGGAAGACCTGGAGACAGCACTGGCAGAACATGCTCCTCCGCCCTCAGAAATCAGCTCAGAGCTGCCGCCCCTCACCATTGATGGGATCCCAGTGTCCGTCGATAAGATGACGCAG GCCCAGTTGCGAGCATTCATCCCAGAGATGCTAAAGTATTCAACAGGCAGAGGCAAACCGGGTTGGGGCAAGGAGAGCTGCAAGCCCATCTGGTGGCCGGACGACATCCCGTGGGCTAACGTGCGCAGTGATGTGCGCACAGAGGAACAGAAACAGAGG GTTTCTTGGACACAAGCTCTGAGGACCATTGTAAAGAACTGTTACAAACAGCATGGCCGGGAGGACCTGCTCTATGCATTCGATGATCAGCAGCCACAGCAGCAGCATATAGCAACTTCAGCCACGCACAGCATTGCCCACCTCGTTCCCTCACAGACTGTGGTACAGACCATCAGTAACCCCGACGGCACTGTGTCTCTCATACAA GTCGGTACGGGAGCAACAGTAGCGACTCTTGCAGACGCCTCGGAGCTgccaggaacagtgacagtggCACAGGTCAACTACTCCACGGTAACTGACGGAGAG atttttcagAAAGGTCGGCCTTTGACGTGCTACTTTGGGGTTCCAACTGAAAGATCCCCTTTAAGTCAG GTGGAACAGAACTGGGCAACGCTCCAAGGAGGGGAGATGACAATCCAGACCACCCAAGCCTCTGAGGCCACGCAAGCTGTGGCATCATTAGCAGAGGCAGCAGTGGCAGCTtcccaggagatgcagcaggGAGCAACAGTAACCATGGCGCTCAACAG tgAAGCAGCCGCCCATGCAGTAGCTACACTGGCTGAAGCAACCCTACATGGAGGGGGGCAGATTGTGCTTGCGGGAGAGACTGCGGCTGCTGTTGGAGCGCTTACAGGCGTCCCTGACGCTAACG GTCTTGTCCAGATACCGGTGAGCATGTACCAGACTGTGGTCACCAGCCTAGCCCAGGGAAACAGACCGGTTCAGGTTGCCATGGCGCCTGTCACCACCAGGATAGACAACAACATGACTCTGGATGGACAGGCAGTGGAGGTTGTGACCTTGGAACAGTGA
- the LOC117415389 gene encoding nuclear respiratory factor 1-like isoform X3 — MEDHGVGQVEHMATIEAHAVAQQVQQVHVATYTEHNMLSADEDSPSSPEDTSYDDSDILNSTGTDEVTAHLAAAGPVGMAAAAAVATGKKRKRPHIFESNPSIRKRQQTRLLRKLRATLDEYTTRVGQQAIVLCISPSKPNALFKVFGAAPLENVVRKYKSMILEDLETALAEHAPPPSEISSELPPLTIDGIPVSVDKMTQAQLRAFIPEMLKYSTGRGKPGWGKESCKPIWWPDDIPWANVRSDVRTEEQKQRVSWTQALRTIVKNCYKQHGREDLLYAFDDQQPQQQHIATSATHSIAHLVPSQTVVQTISNPDGTVSLIQYSQVGTGATVATLADASELPGTVTVAQVNYSTVTDGEVEQNWATLQGGEMTIQTTQASEATQAVASLAEAAVAASQEMQQGATVTMALNSEAAAHAVATLAEATLHGGGQIVLAGETAAAVGALTGVPDANGLVQIPVSMYQTVVTSLAQGNRPVQVAMAPVTTRIDNNMTLDGQAVEVVTLEQ, encoded by the exons ATGGAAGATCACGGAGTGGGTCAGGTTGAGCATATGGCCACCATCGAGGCCCATGCGGTGGCCCAGCAGGTTCAACAGGTCCACGTGGCCACCTACACGGAGCACAACATGCTGAGCGCAGACGAGGACTCTCCCTCCTCACCCGAGGACACCTCTTACGATGACTCGGACATCCTGAACTCCACGGGCACCGATGAGGTCACCGCTCACCTGGCTGCTGCAG GTCCAGTGGGAATGGCAGCAGCTGCTGCTGTGGCAACCGGGAAGAAACGGAAGCGACCGCACATCTTTGAGTCAAACCCCTCAATCCGCAAGAGGCAGCAGACTCGATTGCTGAG gaAGCTGAGAGCAACTTTAGACGAATACACAACTAGAGTGGGTCAGCAGGCAATAGTGCTATGTATCTCTCCCTCCAAGCCCAATGCACTTTTTAAAGTGTTCGGGGCAGCTCCACTGGAGAATGTG GTCAGGAAGTACAAGAGCATGATTCTGGAAGACCTGGAGACAGCACTGGCAGAACATGCTCCTCCGCCCTCAGAAATCAGCTCAGAGCTGCCGCCCCTCACCATTGATGGGATCCCAGTGTCCGTCGATAAGATGACGCAG GCCCAGTTGCGAGCATTCATCCCAGAGATGCTAAAGTATTCAACAGGCAGAGGCAAACCGGGTTGGGGCAAGGAGAGCTGCAAGCCCATCTGGTGGCCGGACGACATCCCGTGGGCTAACGTGCGCAGTGATGTGCGCACAGAGGAACAGAAACAGAGG GTTTCTTGGACACAAGCTCTGAGGACCATTGTAAAGAACTGTTACAAACAGCATGGCCGGGAGGACCTGCTCTATGCATTCGATGATCAGCAGCCACAGCAGCAGCATATAGCAACTTCAGCCACGCACAGCATTGCCCACCTCGTTCCCTCACAGACTGTGGTACAGACCATCAGTAACCCCGACGGCACTGTGTCTCTCATACAA TATTCGCAGGTCGGTACGGGAGCAACAGTAGCGACTCTTGCAGACGCCTCGGAGCTgccaggaacagtgacagtggCACAGGTCAACTACTCCACGGTAACTGACGGAGAG GTGGAACAGAACTGGGCAACGCTCCAAGGAGGGGAGATGACAATCCAGACCACCCAAGCCTCTGAGGCCACGCAAGCTGTGGCATCATTAGCAGAGGCAGCAGTGGCAGCTtcccaggagatgcagcaggGAGCAACAGTAACCATGGCGCTCAACAG tgAAGCAGCCGCCCATGCAGTAGCTACACTGGCTGAAGCAACCCTACATGGAGGGGGGCAGATTGTGCTTGCGGGAGAGACTGCGGCTGCTGTTGGAGCGCTTACAGGCGTCCCTGACGCTAACG GTCTTGTCCAGATACCGGTGAGCATGTACCAGACTGTGGTCACCAGCCTAGCCCAGGGAAACAGACCGGTTCAGGTTGCCATGGCGCCTGTCACCACCAGGATAGACAACAACATGACTCTGGATGGACAGGCAGTGGAGGTTGTGACCTTGGAACAGTGA
- the LOC117415390 gene encoding small lysine-rich protein 1, producing the protein MPPKSGKKKSHSANPGKRKTSSKKRSLSGKSPKPEVDILGPVAMENLYYISHNAADCLAFRGFGWSGSPKKKGKKG; encoded by the exons ATG CCTCccaaaagtggaaaaaaaaaatctcatagcGCCAATCCAGGCAAAAGGAAAACGTCATCCAAAAAGCGCTCTTTGAGTGGCAAATCTCCAAAGCCAGAGGTGGATATCCTTGGCCCTGTTGCCATGGAGAATCTGTATTACATCTCCCACAATGCTGCTGACTGCTTGGCATTCCGGGGGTTTGGGTGGTCTGGTTCACCTAAGAAGAAGGGAAAGAAAGGCTGA
- the LOC117415389 gene encoding nuclear respiratory factor 1-like isoform X5, whose product MEDHGVGQVEHMATIEAHAVAQQVQQVHVATYTEHNMLSADEDSPSSPEDTSYDDSDILNSTGTDEVTAHLAAAGPVGMAAAAAVATGKKRKRPHIFESNPSIRKRQQTRLLRKLRATLDEYTTRVGQQAIVLCISPSKPNALFKVFGAAPLENVVRKYKSMILEDLETALAEHAPPPSEISSELPPLTIDGIPVSVDKMTQAQLRAFIPEMLKYSTGRGKPGWGKESCKPIWWPDDIPWANVRSDVRTEEQKQRVSWTQALRTIVKNCYKQHGREDLLYAFDDQQPQQQHIATSATHSIAHLVPSQTVVQTISNPDGTVSLIQYSQVGTGATVATLADASELPGTVTVAQVNYSTVTDGEIFQKGRPLTCYFGVPTERSPLSQVEQNWATLQGGEMTIQTTQASEATQAVASLAEAAVAASQEMQQGATVTMALNSEAAAHAVATLAEATLHGGGQIVLAGETAAAVGALTGVPDANALALVCCRGQLYLSLC is encoded by the exons ATGGAAGATCACGGAGTGGGTCAGGTTGAGCATATGGCCACCATCGAGGCCCATGCGGTGGCCCAGCAGGTTCAACAGGTCCACGTGGCCACCTACACGGAGCACAACATGCTGAGCGCAGACGAGGACTCTCCCTCCTCACCCGAGGACACCTCTTACGATGACTCGGACATCCTGAACTCCACGGGCACCGATGAGGTCACCGCTCACCTGGCTGCTGCAG GTCCAGTGGGAATGGCAGCAGCTGCTGCTGTGGCAACCGGGAAGAAACGGAAGCGACCGCACATCTTTGAGTCAAACCCCTCAATCCGCAAGAGGCAGCAGACTCGATTGCTGAG gaAGCTGAGAGCAACTTTAGACGAATACACAACTAGAGTGGGTCAGCAGGCAATAGTGCTATGTATCTCTCCCTCCAAGCCCAATGCACTTTTTAAAGTGTTCGGGGCAGCTCCACTGGAGAATGTG GTCAGGAAGTACAAGAGCATGATTCTGGAAGACCTGGAGACAGCACTGGCAGAACATGCTCCTCCGCCCTCAGAAATCAGCTCAGAGCTGCCGCCCCTCACCATTGATGGGATCCCAGTGTCCGTCGATAAGATGACGCAG GCCCAGTTGCGAGCATTCATCCCAGAGATGCTAAAGTATTCAACAGGCAGAGGCAAACCGGGTTGGGGCAAGGAGAGCTGCAAGCCCATCTGGTGGCCGGACGACATCCCGTGGGCTAACGTGCGCAGTGATGTGCGCACAGAGGAACAGAAACAGAGG GTTTCTTGGACACAAGCTCTGAGGACCATTGTAAAGAACTGTTACAAACAGCATGGCCGGGAGGACCTGCTCTATGCATTCGATGATCAGCAGCCACAGCAGCAGCATATAGCAACTTCAGCCACGCACAGCATTGCCCACCTCGTTCCCTCACAGACTGTGGTACAGACCATCAGTAACCCCGACGGCACTGTGTCTCTCATACAA TATTCGCAGGTCGGTACGGGAGCAACAGTAGCGACTCTTGCAGACGCCTCGGAGCTgccaggaacagtgacagtggCACAGGTCAACTACTCCACGGTAACTGACGGAGAG atttttcagAAAGGTCGGCCTTTGACGTGCTACTTTGGGGTTCCAACTGAAAGATCCCCTTTAAGTCAG GTGGAACAGAACTGGGCAACGCTCCAAGGAGGGGAGATGACAATCCAGACCACCCAAGCCTCTGAGGCCACGCAAGCTGTGGCATCATTAGCAGAGGCAGCAGTGGCAGCTtcccaggagatgcagcaggGAGCAACAGTAACCATGGCGCTCAACAG tgAAGCAGCCGCCCATGCAGTAGCTACACTGGCTGAAGCAACCCTACATGGAGGGGGGCAGATTGTGCTTGCGGGAGAGACTGCGGCTGCTGTTGGAGCGCTTACAGGCGTCCCTGACGCTAACG CCCTGGCCTTGGTCTGCTGCAGAGGGCAACTGTATCTCTCTCTTTGCTAA
- the LOC117415389 gene encoding nuclear respiratory factor 1-like isoform X6, with protein sequence MNWVILPCPVGMAAAAAVATGKKRKRPHIFESNPSIRKRQQTRLLRKLRATLDEYTTRVGQQAIVLCISPSKPNALFKVFGAAPLENVVRKYKSMILEDLETALAEHAPPPSEISSELPPLTIDGIPVSVDKMTQAQLRAFIPEMLKYSTGRGKPGWGKESCKPIWWPDDIPWANVRSDVRTEEQKQRVSWTQALRTIVKNCYKQHGREDLLYAFDDQQPQQQHIATSATHSIAHLVPSQTVVQTISNPDGTVSLIQYSQVGTGATVATLADASELPGTVTVAQVNYSTVTDGEIFQKGRPLTCYFGVPTERSPLSQVEQNWATLQGGEMTIQTTQASEATQAVASLAEAAVAASQEMQQGATVTMALNSEAAAHAVATLAEATLHGGGQIVLAGETAAAVGALTGVPDANGLVQIPVSMYQTVVTSLAQGNRPVQVAMAPVTTRIDNNMTLDGQAVEVVTLEQ encoded by the exons ATGAACTGGGTCATACTGCCAT GTCCAGTGGGAATGGCAGCAGCTGCTGCTGTGGCAACCGGGAAGAAACGGAAGCGACCGCACATCTTTGAGTCAAACCCCTCAATCCGCAAGAGGCAGCAGACTCGATTGCTGAG gaAGCTGAGAGCAACTTTAGACGAATACACAACTAGAGTGGGTCAGCAGGCAATAGTGCTATGTATCTCTCCCTCCAAGCCCAATGCACTTTTTAAAGTGTTCGGGGCAGCTCCACTGGAGAATGTG GTCAGGAAGTACAAGAGCATGATTCTGGAAGACCTGGAGACAGCACTGGCAGAACATGCTCCTCCGCCCTCAGAAATCAGCTCAGAGCTGCCGCCCCTCACCATTGATGGGATCCCAGTGTCCGTCGATAAGATGACGCAG GCCCAGTTGCGAGCATTCATCCCAGAGATGCTAAAGTATTCAACAGGCAGAGGCAAACCGGGTTGGGGCAAGGAGAGCTGCAAGCCCATCTGGTGGCCGGACGACATCCCGTGGGCTAACGTGCGCAGTGATGTGCGCACAGAGGAACAGAAACAGAGG GTTTCTTGGACACAAGCTCTGAGGACCATTGTAAAGAACTGTTACAAACAGCATGGCCGGGAGGACCTGCTCTATGCATTCGATGATCAGCAGCCACAGCAGCAGCATATAGCAACTTCAGCCACGCACAGCATTGCCCACCTCGTTCCCTCACAGACTGTGGTACAGACCATCAGTAACCCCGACGGCACTGTGTCTCTCATACAA TATTCGCAGGTCGGTACGGGAGCAACAGTAGCGACTCTTGCAGACGCCTCGGAGCTgccaggaacagtgacagtggCACAGGTCAACTACTCCACGGTAACTGACGGAGAG atttttcagAAAGGTCGGCCTTTGACGTGCTACTTTGGGGTTCCAACTGAAAGATCCCCTTTAAGTCAG GTGGAACAGAACTGGGCAACGCTCCAAGGAGGGGAGATGACAATCCAGACCACCCAAGCCTCTGAGGCCACGCAAGCTGTGGCATCATTAGCAGAGGCAGCAGTGGCAGCTtcccaggagatgcagcaggGAGCAACAGTAACCATGGCGCTCAACAG tgAAGCAGCCGCCCATGCAGTAGCTACACTGGCTGAAGCAACCCTACATGGAGGGGGGCAGATTGTGCTTGCGGGAGAGACTGCGGCTGCTGTTGGAGCGCTTACAGGCGTCCCTGACGCTAACG GTCTTGTCCAGATACCGGTGAGCATGTACCAGACTGTGGTCACCAGCCTAGCCCAGGGAAACAGACCGGTTCAGGTTGCCATGGCGCCTGTCACCACCAGGATAGACAACAACATGACTCTGGATGGACAGGCAGTGGAGGTTGTGACCTTGGAACAGTGA